The DNA segment TTTTTCATGGCACATCGCTATTGCAGCGGAAACAAGCTGAAAACCGCCATTTTCGGCGGATGTCTTGCGCATCGACAGAACGCCCTCCGCGACCACGACCAAGCCGCTTGCCACGGAGGGCAGCGCTCTACGCCTTGAGCTCGACGTTATCCAACGCCTGATTCACCGCCAACTCCCCCAACATCACCACCTGCGCAATGCCCAGCAACGTCTTGCGGTGCGAGACATCCAGCAACGCGGCGAAATCGTTGAGCATGGTGGTGGCGGAACCCAGGGACTCGCTGGCATTGGCGAGCAGGGATTCAGTGTCGTAGGCCGGGTTGGCGAGGAACATCGGTTTGGATTGATCACCGCTGGCCATGATCTGGCTGGCCGGGGTGAGGTAGTGATCGAGGGCGCGCTCGGCGGCTTCGTGGAGTTTGCGGGAATCGAGGGATTCGTAGGGGGATGCGGGGTCGGACTCGGGTGGATTCGGTGTTGGTTTGAACATGGTGTAACTCCTGACGGATAAACGAAAAGGAGCCATCACTCTCGCTACCAAACGAAGGGTGGAGGCCATACGCAGGTTGGTAGACCGGTCGTCAGGAACCCCGGCGCATCCGAAGACGCCCCGCGCATGACCACCATAAAACGAAGACGAGAAACGCCCTCGCAAGACAGTAGTCTTGTGCTTCTGACGGAGACGGGCTACCAAACCCGATCACTGGTTTTCAGTGACGTAGGGACGATAGAACCCGCGAGCTAGACGCACAAACCGGCGGATTCTGTCTTAGGTGTAGGGGATGGTGCAAGGTGGTGTAGGGCTAAGGTAGTGCAGATAACCACACTTTAAACAGGACGCAGCTCGCTACCTTATTAGTAACACTCGAGAAAAATAAATCTGTCCTCCTTCGCTCAATACCTATGGTCTCAGGCGTATCCCTCCGCTACTAGCCGACATGCTCCGTGATAGGAACCATCACCGCCCCGTCCTGCTCATCGTAAGCAATTCCGGCCCCGTACTTGTACCTCTCAGCCTGCTGTCGAAGCTCCTCGGTGTCGGACTCATACAACGTAAACCGGTATTTTTTCGTATAAGACGCCGAACCCGGGGCAGCGATAACAGAGAGCGTGAACATGTACTCTCCCGTTTCCCAAATAAAGAGCTTCCGAAACAGCTCCGAGAAAGGAGCGATCATTTGCGGTTCAGCTTCGACCAGTTCTCTCTTGTCCGGCGGCTGGGCGTCTATTTTCTTCCGAATATCGGTTCTCAACCGCGCTAGATCGGCCCGATACGCCTTA comes from the Pseudomonas sp. RSB 5.4 genome and includes:
- a CDS encoding DUF6124 family protein, which codes for MFKPTPNPPESDPASPYESLDSRKLHEAAERALDHYLTPASQIMASGDQSKPMFLANPAYDTESLLANASESLGSATTMLNDFAALLDVSHRKTLLGIAQVVMLGELAVNQALDNVELKA